Proteins from a single region of Apium graveolens cultivar Ventura chromosome 7, ASM990537v1, whole genome shotgun sequence:
- the LOC141672402 gene encoding uncharacterized protein LOC141672402: protein MAGVVSSVTKVDFLNISKAYPQPAFNPTKVSSVSFISTSRYSKGRIAATGDEKTDSGTHGIIDAAAKNARDMVDKAKELADKAAEQAQSNEDRRKESEDKVVKATKDVAESAAEAAEETVGGAWEAAKGTLFPKEDK, encoded by the exons ATGGCAGGAGTAGTGTCAAGTGTTACTAAAGTAGACTTTCTCAACATCTCAAAGGCTTATCCTCAACCAGCTTTCAATCCTACTAAAGTATCCAGTGTTAGCTTCATTTCCACCTCTAGATACTCTAAG gGTCGCATTGCAGCCACTGGTGATGAGAAAACTGACTCCGGAACTCATGGAATAATAGATGCAGCGGCAAAGAATGCAAGAGACATGGTGGACAAGGCAAAAGAACTTGCTGATAAAGCCGCCGAACAGGCTCAAAGCAACGAAGATAGGAGGAAAGAGTCTGAGGACAAGGTGGTAAAGGCAACAAAAGATGTAGCGGAATCCGCAGCAGAGGCAGCGGAGGAGACGGTCGGGGGTGCGTGGGAAGCGGCCAAGGGGACTCTCTTTCCCAAAGAGGATAAATAA